The proteins below are encoded in one region of Reichenbachiella sp. 5M10:
- a CDS encoding response regulator, with the protein MEQNQEIAAEQKAPNRRDKYTILYVDDEESNLRIFRMAFKREYNVLTAMGGNEAIEMLRSNDIQCLITDQKMPEMTGTELLERVLPEFPDVIRMILTGFADIEAIVKAVNKCGIYKYITKPWDKGEMKLTIDKALEAYELKSDKINLIRELEKANSSLEEKVEQRTKELAEVNKRLMDSIKYAMTIQNAMLVSPELIKEAFDDFFLVFRPLDIVSGDFYWIAEVENEEGNALTCIASVDCTGHGVAGALMSMIGESLLNQIVHEHEITDVDEILENLNIGIIEILNQSENENHHGMDASILVIDRANAQVHFAGAKQNLLYTVDGKIDTVKGERMSIGGFVDEERKHKKHVIDFVEGETSFYMFSDGFPDQFGGPNNKKFSASRLTECLELNMDKSMDEQKAILEKTLEDWIGNEKQTDDIMVMGIRI; encoded by the coding sequence ATGGAGCAAAACCAAGAAATAGCAGCGGAGCAAAAGGCACCCAATCGAAGAGATAAATACACCATCTTGTATGTAGATGATGAAGAGAGTAACCTTCGAATATTTCGCATGGCATTCAAAAGGGAGTACAATGTTTTGACCGCCATGGGTGGTAATGAAGCGATAGAAATGCTCAGAAGCAATGACATACAATGCTTGATCACCGATCAAAAAATGCCTGAAATGACAGGTACTGAGCTTTTGGAGCGTGTACTGCCTGAGTTTCCTGATGTCATCCGTATGATCCTTACTGGTTTTGCAGACATCGAAGCAATCGTCAAAGCGGTCAACAAATGTGGGATTTACAAGTACATCACCAAGCCTTGGGACAAAGGTGAGATGAAACTCACCATCGACAAAGCACTGGAAGCATATGAACTTAAAAGTGACAAAATCAATCTGATTCGAGAATTGGAAAAAGCCAACTCCAGTCTGGAAGAAAAAGTAGAACAAAGAACCAAAGAGCTCGCAGAAGTCAACAAACGATTGATGGACAGTATCAAGTATGCCATGACCATTCAAAATGCCATGCTTGTCTCTCCAGAACTCATCAAAGAAGCCTTTGATGACTTTTTCCTCGTGTTCAGACCCTTGGACATAGTCAGTGGGGACTTCTATTGGATAGCAGAGGTTGAAAATGAAGAAGGCAATGCCCTCACGTGTATTGCGTCTGTCGATTGTACGGGACATGGTGTAGCAGGTGCGCTGATGAGTATGATTGGAGAGTCTCTCCTCAACCAAATCGTCCATGAGCACGAAATCACCGATGTAGACGAAATCCTCGAAAACCTCAACATCGGAATCATCGAGATTCTCAATCAGTCTGAGAATGAAAACCATCATGGCATGGATGCAAGCATCCTGGTCATAGATCGAGCCAATGCGCAAGTTCATTTTGCTGGGGCAAAACAAAACTTACTCTACACAGTAGACGGAAAAATAGACACTGTCAAGGGCGAAAGAATGTCTATTGGTGGATTTGTTGACGAAGAAAGAAAACACAAGAAGCATGTCATCGATTTTGTAGAAGGAGAAACTTCTTTCTACATGTTTTCGGATGGGTTCCCCGATCAGTTTGGTGGGCCAAACAACAAAAAATTCAGTGCATCAAGACTCACGGAGTGCTTAGAGCTAAACATGGATAAGTCCATGGATGAACAGAAGGCGATATTGGAAAAAACACTGGAAGACTGGATTGGTAACGAAAAACAAACAGACGACATTATGGTCATGGGAATACGAATATAA
- the thrS gene encoding threonine--tRNA ligase, whose translation MSDGMIKITLPDGSIKELEKGSNGLDVALSISEGLARNVLAAEVNGEVWDATRPITEDSHVNLLTWQNDKGKSTFWHSSAHLMAEALEALYPGVKLGIGPAIEGGFYYDVDFGDQEFDSDNLKVIEDKMLELARNKSEYIREEVSKADAVAYFTEKGDQYKLELIEGLDDGEITFYKQGNFTDLCKGPHIPNTGFIKAAKILNIAGAYWRGDEKNKQLTRLYAVTFPKQKELKEHLELLEEAKKRDHRKLGKELELFTFSQKVGQGLPLWLPKGAMLRERLESFLKRAQTKAGYQPVVTPHIGNKELYVTSGHYEKYGEDSFQPIKTPNEGEEFFLKPMNCPHHCEIYKSKPRSYKDLPVRFAEFGTVYRYEQSGELHGLTRVRGFTQDDAHIFCTPDQVKEEFLKVIDLVLYVFSALGFEDYTAQISLRDPENKAKYIGSDENWEKAERAIQEAAAEKGLKTVTEYGEAAFYGPKLDFMVKDALKRSWQLGTIQVDYNLPERFELEYTGSDNQKYRPVMLHRAPFGSLERFVAVLTEHCGGNYPLWLTPDQIAVLPISEKYAKYAEEVYSYMEENDIRGFIDHRDEKIGRKIRDAETKKIPYMLIVGEKEQEEGKVSARRHGEGDLGSFTKEEFTALFREAAKV comes from the coding sequence ATGAGTGACGGTATGATTAAGATCACTTTGCCGGATGGCAGTATTAAGGAGTTAGAGAAGGGATCTAACGGATTGGATGTAGCATTGAGTATCAGCGAGGGGTTGGCAAGAAACGTGCTGGCTGCTGAGGTAAACGGAGAGGTGTGGGATGCCACACGACCAATTACTGAGGATTCCCATGTAAACCTACTGACTTGGCAAAATGATAAAGGGAAGTCTACATTTTGGCACTCTTCTGCTCACTTGATGGCAGAGGCTCTCGAAGCACTATACCCTGGCGTGAAGCTTGGAATCGGACCTGCAATCGAGGGAGGCTTCTACTACGATGTGGATTTTGGGGATCAGGAATTTGATTCGGACAACCTCAAAGTGATCGAAGACAAAATGCTCGAACTCGCCCGAAACAAGAGTGAGTATATCCGAGAAGAGGTTTCTAAAGCAGATGCAGTAGCTTACTTCACAGAGAAAGGCGACCAGTACAAACTCGAACTCATCGAGGGACTCGATGACGGAGAGATTACTTTTTATAAGCAGGGCAATTTTACAGACCTGTGCAAAGGACCTCATATCCCAAATACAGGATTCATCAAGGCGGCCAAAATCCTCAACATCGCAGGAGCGTACTGGAGAGGAGACGAAAAGAACAAACAACTGACACGTCTCTATGCGGTGACTTTTCCCAAACAAAAGGAGCTCAAAGAGCATCTTGAGTTGCTGGAAGAGGCCAAAAAACGGGACCATAGAAAACTCGGCAAGGAACTAGAATTGTTTACTTTCTCTCAGAAAGTAGGTCAAGGGCTTCCTTTGTGGTTGCCCAAGGGAGCGATGCTCCGTGAGAGATTGGAGTCGTTTCTCAAGAGAGCTCAGACCAAGGCGGGGTATCAGCCGGTGGTCACGCCACATATCGGAAACAAAGAATTGTATGTGACGTCAGGTCACTATGAAAAATACGGAGAGGATTCGTTTCAGCCGATCAAGACCCCTAATGAAGGCGAAGAATTTTTCCTCAAACCGATGAACTGTCCTCACCACTGTGAGATTTACAAATCCAAACCCAGATCATACAAAGACTTGCCAGTCAGATTTGCGGAGTTTGGTACGGTGTATCGCTACGAGCAGAGTGGGGAGTTGCATGGTTTGACGCGTGTGAGGGGGTTTACGCAGGATGATGCGCATATCTTTTGCACACCCGATCAGGTCAAAGAAGAGTTCTTGAAAGTAATAGACCTGGTGCTCTATGTCTTTAGTGCTTTAGGTTTCGAAGATTACACGGCGCAGATTTCTCTTCGTGATCCAGAAAACAAAGCGAAGTACATCGGGTCAGATGAAAACTGGGAGAAAGCAGAGCGAGCGATTCAAGAAGCAGCGGCTGAAAAAGGGCTCAAGACGGTGACCGAGTATGGTGAGGCGGCATTCTATGGGCCAAAGTTGGATTTCATGGTCAAGGATGCACTGAAGAGAAGCTGGCAGCTCGGTACGATCCAAGTGGATTACAACCTGCCAGAGCGATTTGAATTGGAGTATACGGGGTCTGATAATCAAAAGTACAGACCGGTGATGCTGCACAGAGCACCTTTTGGTTCGCTGGAGCGATTCGTGGCGGTATTGACAGAGCACTGTGGTGGCAACTACCCGCTGTGGCTGACTCCTGATCAGATCGCAGTACTGCCGATCTCTGAGAAGTATGCCAAATATGCAGAGGAAGTCTACTCGTACATGGAAGAAAATGACATCCGCGGTTTCATCGATCACCGAGATGAGAAAATCGGCCGAAAGATTCGGGATGCGGAGACCAAAAAAATCCCATACATGCTGATCGTAGGAGAGAAGGAGCAAGAAGAAGGCAAAGTTTCTGCTCGTCGACACGGAGAGGGTGATTTGGGTAGCTTCACCAAAGAAGAGTTCACTGCGCTGTTTAGAGAAGCTGCCAAGGTGTAA
- a CDS encoding FKBP-type peptidyl-prolyl cis-trans isomerase, which yields MQKGKIGVGVMVLLTALFTGCLDESEFEKQQKISDKQISEYLSTNGIEADQSSFGIYYEQLTDQTGGEAPSTGDIVQVRYLLMTLDGDTLETRLDDTVQFKFNWNSVIPRGINYGVDILHQGEKIRFYLPSYTAYEEYAPEDHSFAPYSNFIVEMELVDILSEEEMHISEVDAIDSYLMEQGLTDMTPSSSGLYYQTIEAGDGDSPKNYNQVVLHYSRKYLDGTVIQETEPDNPLTVSLASGQLVEGFYEGVMKMKEGEKALLIMPSDLAFGSSIEIMPSYLRAELFAYGYLTSNVKPYAPVIYEVELVEIK from the coding sequence ATGCAGAAAGGAAAAATTGGCGTTGGAGTAATGGTCCTTCTTACAGCACTCTTCACGGGGTGTTTGGACGAGTCTGAATTTGAAAAGCAACAGAAAATTAGCGACAAGCAGATCAGTGAATACCTCAGTACGAATGGAATCGAAGCAGACCAGTCTTCGTTTGGCATCTACTATGAGCAACTCACCGATCAGACTGGTGGTGAGGCTCCTAGTACAGGAGACATCGTACAGGTACGATACCTCCTCATGACGCTGGATGGCGACACCTTGGAGACGAGGCTCGACGACACGGTACAGTTCAAGTTCAACTGGAACAGTGTCATCCCCCGAGGCATCAACTACGGGGTAGACATCCTCCACCAGGGAGAAAAAATCAGGTTTTACCTGCCCTCCTACACGGCCTACGAAGAGTATGCACCCGAAGATCACAGCTTCGCTCCGTACAGCAACTTCATCGTAGAAATGGAACTCGTGGACATCCTATCAGAAGAAGAAATGCACATCTCAGAGGTGGACGCCATCGACAGCTACCTGATGGAGCAAGGACTGACCGACATGACCCCTTCTTCGTCCGGACTGTATTATCAGACCATAGAAGCAGGGGACGGAGACTCCCCCAAAAACTACAATCAAGTTGTCCTACACTACTCACGAAAGTACCTAGACGGGACGGTGATTCAAGAAACAGAGCCTGACAATCCGCTGACCGTCTCGTTGGCCAGCGGACAACTCGTCGAAGGCTTCTACGAAGGGGTCATGAAGATGAAAGAAGGTGAAAAAGCTCTGCTCATCATGCCCTCAGACTTGGCCTTTGGCAGCAGTATAGAAATCATGCCGAGCTACCTGAGGGCAGAACTCTTCGCCTACGGGTACCTCACCTCCAACGTCAAGCCCTACGCTCCGGTCATCTACGAAGTGGAACTCGTAGAGATCAAGTAG
- a CDS encoding lipopolysaccharide assembly protein LapB, which produces MKRYSIYTPWIVLGGVLFFSACSQKYGRYPIEAMTEVGSFNDQVLFDEDVVDLGGEALVQSLLQSRKYSWANFSLSDAKKVAQRQGESAYVSFLLADYYYHMGQYDKALSLLETEGVDELPQLQVDDLKAQIYSEIGEYAMAIDLINSAILINRGSARLYGQKAEVYLKMSDSLSAIAYYEKAWELDSTAVDVPLRMAQLYAGVKEFDRAIAWLDRVKVDNLEVKKVKIETLRSQGNDARANVLLAEMLATGDLQSGEELMAYFTEVRQLDSVLYYSTRILERDSTNLPALFGKAEVFDTKGYFSSSLRYYESVLEIDSLNEEALDGVRKVNGKIAYLRKIKEQKESIPSFDFAPKSTKTLDDE; this is translated from the coding sequence ATGAAACGGTATTCAATATATACTCCTTGGATCGTCCTTGGAGGTGTGCTCTTTTTCTCTGCATGCTCGCAGAAGTATGGTCGCTATCCGATAGAAGCAATGACAGAGGTAGGGAGCTTCAATGATCAAGTGCTGTTTGATGAAGATGTCGTGGATTTGGGTGGTGAGGCATTGGTGCAATCATTGCTCCAAAGTCGAAAGTATTCTTGGGCGAATTTTTCTTTGTCGGATGCCAAGAAAGTGGCGCAACGACAAGGTGAGTCTGCCTATGTCAGCTTTCTGCTGGCGGACTACTATTACCATATGGGCCAATACGACAAGGCCTTGTCTCTACTCGAGACAGAAGGAGTAGATGAACTGCCTCAGTTGCAGGTCGATGATCTCAAAGCGCAGATTTATAGTGAAATAGGGGAGTACGCGATGGCGATCGACCTGATCAATAGTGCCATACTGATCAATCGAGGTAGTGCACGCCTCTATGGTCAAAAAGCTGAAGTGTACCTCAAAATGAGTGACAGTCTGTCGGCGATAGCTTACTACGAGAAGGCATGGGAGCTGGACAGTACTGCTGTCGATGTACCCTTGCGCATGGCGCAATTGTATGCAGGTGTCAAGGAGTTTGACCGAGCCATCGCATGGTTAGATAGAGTGAAGGTAGACAACCTAGAAGTGAAGAAAGTCAAAATCGAAACATTAAGGTCACAGGGTAATGATGCTCGTGCCAATGTCCTCCTAGCAGAGATGCTCGCTACAGGAGATTTACAGTCGGGAGAGGAGTTGATGGCGTATTTTACTGAAGTGAGGCAATTGGACTCTGTCTTGTATTATTCTACCCGTATACTGGAGCGAGATTCGACCAATCTGCCTGCTTTGTTTGGTAAGGCAGAGGTTTTTGATACCAAAGGCTATTTTTCAAGTTCATTGAGATATTACGAGTCCGTTTTGGAGATCGACTCGCTCAACGAAGAAGCCTTGGATGGAGTGAGAAAAGTAAACGGAAAAATTGCATATTTGCGCAAAATAAAGGAGCAGAAGGAATCGATACCTAGTTTCGATTTTGCTCCAAAAAGCACGAAAACATTGGATGATGAGTGA
- a CDS encoding acyl-CoA dehydrogenase, which produces MAEYYSRRNLEFLLTEVFDIKEVLKLEAYKMHDLNGIRMVLDSADQFAERELHPFFREMDRIEPEMEGGSVKVHPQIRTIMKKLGEGGWISATAGEESDGMNLPVMASVATNFIFGSANFAASVYPQLSAGAARLIEVYGSDQLKTVYLSRMYSGLWQGTMAMTEPDAGSSLADISTKAIPLAEEEGVYSIKGQKIFISAGDHDGVDNVVHLLLARIEGAPAGVKGLSLFVVPQKRGTVPEKMVSNEVHTTGLYHKMGYKGTPIVHLAFGEKGKCEGYLLGEANQGLAQMFQMMNEARIGVGVSAASIASSAYYASLKYANERLQGRRPDEKDVTKPQIPIVEHADVKRMLLQQKAIMEGSLSLLVNCAYYADMAKAGKDEIKEIYRLTLDLLTPVAKTYPSENGILATSNAVQILGGAGYCKDFPVEQFYRDIRIHTLHEGTSGIHGLDLLGRKIIMGGGIAFRAFTEEVMKTIKKVKMEILELAKYAEKLNDTLFRLQNVTMRLSTMAMKEKKEVFLMDATLYLELFGIVAVGWQWLLQAIPCQIAVNENRGDAFYESKLMTMRYYFEYELPKAESLIIRLNSADKLLTEVQNEHLI; this is translated from the coding sequence ATGGCAGAATATTATTCTCGTAGAAACCTAGAATTTTTACTTACCGAAGTGTTTGATATCAAGGAGGTGCTGAAGTTAGAGGCTTACAAAATGCATGACCTCAATGGTATTCGTATGGTGTTGGATTCTGCGGATCAATTTGCGGAGCGTGAGTTGCATCCTTTTTTTCGAGAGATGGACCGGATCGAACCCGAAATGGAGGGAGGGAGTGTGAAAGTACATCCTCAGATCAGGACGATCATGAAAAAACTGGGAGAGGGTGGCTGGATATCGGCCACTGCCGGGGAAGAGTCTGATGGGATGAATTTGCCAGTGATGGCTTCTGTCGCAACCAATTTTATATTTGGAAGTGCCAATTTTGCGGCGAGTGTTTACCCCCAACTGTCTGCAGGTGCTGCACGACTGATTGAGGTATATGGGTCTGACCAGTTGAAGACTGTGTATCTGTCTCGGATGTATAGTGGTTTATGGCAGGGGACGATGGCCATGACCGAACCTGATGCGGGAAGTTCACTCGCGGATATCAGTACCAAGGCCATCCCGTTGGCCGAAGAGGAGGGAGTATATAGTATCAAAGGGCAAAAGATTTTCATTTCTGCGGGTGATCATGATGGCGTAGACAATGTCGTACATCTGCTGTTGGCTAGGATAGAAGGTGCACCAGCAGGAGTCAAGGGGTTGTCTCTGTTTGTAGTGCCTCAAAAGCGGGGTACAGTACCTGAAAAAATGGTGTCTAACGAGGTGCATACTACAGGCTTGTACCACAAGATGGGGTACAAAGGAACTCCCATCGTTCATCTAGCCTTTGGAGAAAAAGGGAAATGTGAGGGGTATTTGCTTGGAGAAGCCAACCAAGGTCTAGCTCAAATGTTTCAGATGATGAACGAGGCCCGAATTGGAGTGGGGGTGAGTGCAGCGTCTATCGCTTCGTCTGCTTACTATGCTTCCCTCAAATATGCTAATGAAAGATTGCAAGGGAGAAGACCAGATGAAAAGGACGTGACTAAGCCTCAAATTCCAATCGTAGAGCATGCAGATGTCAAGCGTATGTTGTTGCAACAAAAGGCTATCATGGAAGGATCATTGAGTTTACTAGTCAATTGTGCATACTATGCGGATATGGCCAAGGCGGGAAAGGATGAAATCAAGGAGATTTATCGATTGACTTTAGACCTGTTGACACCAGTCGCTAAAACCTACCCTAGCGAAAATGGCATCTTGGCGACATCCAATGCGGTGCAGATACTTGGAGGTGCGGGTTATTGCAAGGATTTCCCTGTTGAACAGTTCTATAGAGACATTAGAATTCACACTCTGCACGAAGGGACATCTGGGATTCATGGCCTTGATCTTTTGGGTCGAAAAATTATCATGGGTGGCGGTATCGCTTTTAGGGCATTTACTGAGGAAGTGATGAAGACGATCAAAAAAGTGAAAATGGAGATCTTGGAGTTGGCCAAATACGCTGAAAAGTTGAATGATACTCTTTTTAGACTCCAAAACGTAACCATGCGTTTGTCTACGATGGCTATGAAGGAGAAGAAAGAAGTCTTTTTGATGGACGCAACATTGTATTTGGAGCTATTCGGAATAGTAGCTGTGGGTTGGCAGTGGTTGCTTCAAGCCATCCCCTGTCAGATAGCAGTCAACGAAAATCGTGGAGATGCTTTTTATGAAAGTAAATTGATGACGATGCGGTACTACTTCGAGTACGAATTGCCCAAAGCAGAGTCACTCATCATACGTTTGAATAGTGCAGATAAGCTACTGACGGAGGTGCAAAATGAGCATTTGATTTAG
- a CDS encoding SiaB family protein kinase translates to MDLLKRYKNIYDTNIVLMYKGEVTFDLVTSIIETLDGRIGEIEDNRIIKKKFYGAATECIQNLYHHMDEVSDETIDTYDSKAGLLMVTARKKFFNIMTGNFIPNEKINIIKGKLDNINSLGKEELKKLYKEILYNGEFSDRGTAGLGFVEIARKTGQKLSYEFHKVNEEYSYFTFQIRVSRLTNKELAEA, encoded by the coding sequence ATGGATCTATTAAAAAGATATAAAAACATATACGACACCAACATTGTACTGATGTACAAGGGCGAAGTAACATTTGATTTGGTCACTTCTATCATCGAGACGCTTGACGGCAGAATCGGCGAAATCGAAGACAATCGTATCATCAAAAAGAAGTTTTATGGTGCTGCAACTGAGTGCATCCAAAACCTCTACCACCATATGGATGAAGTTTCGGATGAAACCATCGATACCTATGATTCTAAAGCAGGCCTACTGATGGTTACTGCTCGCAAGAAGTTTTTTAACATCATGACGGGAAATTTCATCCCCAATGAGAAGATCAACATCATCAAAGGGAAATTGGATAACATCAATTCTCTGGGCAAGGAAGAGTTGAAAAAACTATACAAAGAGATACTATACAACGGAGAGTTCTCGGACAGAGGCACAGCGGGATTGGGATTTGTGGAAATCGCACGAAAGACCGGACAAAAACTATCTTACGAATTCCACAAGGTAAACGAGGAGTATTCCTATTTTACCTTTCAAATACGAGTATCCCGATTGACAAACAAAGAATTGGCAGAAGCATAA
- a CDS encoding sensor histidine kinase, translating into MKKDNLIRSYVLTLILIIIGLFFGQFLVQNTIRVNKNDARLVKLAQRQATLSEDITKNALLISTSRIQNNEKNFSIVKRRMQESIDEFEKIQKALTEGDRSMGINSVNNSDEILALFEEADFHYREVRDAAKEITNLSFDDDKTDKNLIINRAIINLSDQQKKFTNKANQIADRYEEEAQVNKAGSSSMGIIITVGIIGIMLLQASFVFRPAVNLAYKNFMTANEAFVKLQKSEEHLRKSAERQLEANEKLILSQRALEQRNKKLKLSEQEILKSSRKQIEVNEKLIRVQDELRKAYDRVKYSEERMRNIAEEQLEATEKLMITENQLKMSLQHERDSSDELKNTLNNLKSTQSQLVQSEKMASLGQLTAGIAHEINNPINFVYNGIDTLKVSLDDLMVIVNKYEEIEKSEDYEKTLAELKELKEEYAWEDLLEDLQELVADIKKGAVRTIEIVKGLRVFSRLDEEEMKPANMNESLDATLTLLRNKTKNIINIKKYYDEDIEEINCYPGQLNQVFMNIISNAIQAIPEERKDGEIQLYTESQDQHVMIKIKDNGAGMSDQVKRRIFEPFFTTKPVGIGTGLGMSITFGIIEKHGGNIYVNSEEGKGTEFSILIPKHMAEKKGQDKVSQSQQA; encoded by the coding sequence ATGAAAAAGGACAATCTGATACGATCTTATGTATTGACCTTGATTCTGATCATCATTGGGCTATTTTTTGGTCAATTCCTGGTTCAAAACACCATCAGAGTAAACAAGAATGATGCTCGTTTAGTGAAATTGGCTCAAAGACAAGCCACACTCAGCGAAGACATCACCAAAAACGCTCTTTTGATTAGTACGAGCAGAATTCAAAACAATGAGAAAAACTTCTCCATTGTAAAAAGAAGGATGCAAGAATCCATCGATGAATTTGAAAAAATTCAAAAAGCACTGACGGAAGGTGATCGCAGCATGGGAATCAATAGCGTAAACAACTCAGATGAAATTCTGGCATTGTTCGAAGAAGCTGATTTTCATTATCGAGAAGTACGAGATGCGGCGAAAGAAATCACCAACTTGAGCTTTGACGATGATAAAACAGACAAAAACCTCATCATCAACCGAGCCATCATCAACCTCTCTGACCAACAAAAGAAGTTCACCAACAAGGCCAATCAAATCGCCGATCGATACGAAGAAGAAGCACAAGTCAACAAAGCAGGTTCTTCTTCTATGGGGATCATCATCACTGTAGGGATCATCGGAATCATGCTACTGCAAGCCTCCTTCGTCTTTAGACCTGCGGTGAATTTGGCTTACAAAAACTTCATGACAGCAAATGAGGCCTTTGTCAAATTGCAAAAATCAGAGGAGCATCTCCGAAAAAGTGCTGAGAGACAGCTTGAAGCCAACGAGAAACTCATCTTGTCTCAACGTGCACTAGAGCAGCGCAACAAAAAGCTAAAACTATCTGAGCAAGAGATATTGAAGAGTTCGCGCAAACAAATAGAAGTCAATGAAAAACTCATCCGTGTACAGGACGAACTAAGAAAAGCCTACGACCGAGTAAAATACTCAGAAGAACGCATGAGAAATATTGCTGAAGAACAACTCGAAGCGACAGAGAAGCTGATGATCACCGAAAACCAGCTCAAAATGTCGTTGCAGCACGAGAGAGACAGTTCGGACGAATTGAAAAACACGCTCAACAACCTCAAAAGCACACAATCACAACTCGTACAATCGGAAAAAATGGCCTCTCTTGGTCAGTTGACAGCAGGTATTGCCCATGAGATCAACAACCCTATCAACTTCGTGTACAATGGTATTGACACCCTGAAAGTCTCACTAGATGACTTGATGGTAATTGTCAACAAGTATGAAGAAATCGAGAAAAGCGAGGATTACGAAAAGACCCTAGCAGAACTCAAAGAATTGAAAGAAGAGTATGCTTGGGAAGACCTACTCGAAGACCTCCAAGAACTCGTCGCAGATATCAAAAAGGGAGCCGTACGAACGATAGAGATCGTAAAAGGACTCCGTGTATTCTCCAGACTCGATGAAGAGGAAATGAAACCAGCCAACATGAACGAATCATTGGACGCTACCCTCACCCTACTTCGAAACAAAACCAAAAACATCATCAACATCAAGAAATATTACGATGAAGACATTGAGGAGATCAATTGCTATCCAGGTCAGCTCAATCAAGTATTCATGAATATCATCAGCAACGCCATACAAGCCATCCCAGAGGAACGCAAAGATGGAGAGATTCAGCTTTATACAGAAAGTCAAGATCAACACGTAATGATCAAGATCAAAGACAATGGAGCAGGGATGTCAGATCAAGTCAAAAGAAGAATATTCGAACCCTTCTTTACTACTAAACCGGTAGGGATTGGTACAGGACTCGGAATGTCCATTACCTTTGGCATCATCGAAAAACATGGTGGCAACATCTATGTCAACAGTGAAGAAGGAAAAGGCACTGAATTTTCTATCCTCATACCAAAGCATATGGCAGAAAAGAAAGGTCAGGACAAAGTTTCTCAATCTCAACAAGCATAA